DNA from candidate division WOR-3 bacterium:
TCATATATTGTGAATTTGTTCCATCACCACCAGACATCCAAACATAGTATGGACCACTTGCGGATGGGAAATAGACTTTATACCAGTAAACACCCTGATTGTAATAATAATCAAACGATACAAATTTTGTGCCGAGTCGTGCTTCAGTGATTATCCTATAATTCGTTCCCGGACCATCACGGACATTGAGGCTATCTATATTTACCTCAACGGTCCAGTGCCTTGTAGGCGGTTCAATCCAGAATCTTCTTCTTATTGCATTCCATATATGGTCATAACTGCGGTCATATCCTAAAGCCCAGCAACCTGCACCCTGTAGTATGGAATCATTTACCATTCCAAATTTTATATCAAGTGATACTGAATCATCATACCAGCATTGATGCCAGCCACCTGAATTATAACGATACCAGGGTGTCTGGGAATAATTGTCCCATAATCTGCCATAGGTATTTGCATTTTGGAAGGCATAATAATATATCACTGCTGAACCGGTTCCAGTTGTAGAACTGCCAATATCACCAGAGGCCGTGGGCCAGTCATAGCCATAATAGGGGAGACCAAGGACAATCTTTGAGCCAGGAACACCATATACCTTATAACTGCCGATTGATTTTGCAACACAATACTGCCCCCAGAATGGAGAAGGGATACAGGGCGAGACCGGTCCGGCAACACTTGAGCCACTCCAGTGATAATCATAAGCCATAATAAACAAGCCATCAGAATGTGAACCAAGATAAGAAAAATCATAGCCTGGATACCATTCAGGAACTGCAGGTGTTGCTAAATACAATTCTTTTCTGCCATTAGGATGGTTCCATAAGGCATATGCTAAATCGTTTATGAATCTATTAAAACTATCCCGAACCGCACTCGTGACAAATTCAAAATCAATATTTGCACCATCACAACCGTAATTTGTCATAAAATTTCTTATATTATTCACGGCATTATTTCTTGCTGTTGCATTATTCAGGAAGTTTGTAACATTTGTATTGCCGAAAACTGTGAAGGTCATATGAATCCTGACCCCGCGTGGATGGGCATAATCGCGGATTTTATAAAATCTTGAGGCATTTGGTATGCTTCCCAAACTGCCGGTTGATGGGTCAATATCAACCGAGAAATAAGAGATATGGGTCAGTAATTCAATCTGGAAATACTGATAATAACTTGTATCTGTCCAGTATGGCAGATAACCATAGTAGTTCTTTGCCATCCCTGTTATTCCGGGTTCAAGGGGCACATAAGGTAATTTTGTTGAAGATACTGGTGTCCATTCTGCCTCGGATTTGTGCAGATTATATTCAATCTGATGGATTGTAGGAAAATCAAAAGCAGAATAAAGACAAATACCAATAAGAACAGAAAATGTCATAAACCCTCCTTATTTCTTTGTTAAGTAAATCCTTCGGGCAATCAAAAATATTGTGGCAAAGAATATAAAAAGAATTATTATGAGAATAATCAGGGCAAAATTTATCATTGCCCGTTCGGATTGAAAGCCAGTAGCAGATTTATTATTTATTGTATCCATTTTGTGTTCTTCTGTCTGTAACTGGTGGATTGATTTAAAATTTGTATCAGGCTGGACAATCAGAAAGAAATTTTGATTAAATGGAGAAGAAAACAAAATTGAACATATCAATACAGCCATAAATGGATTATATTAACAATCTTGTGGTTGTCAAGAATATTTTGCTTCGGACACCTCTGATTTTTACAGGATGTTTTCCTCAAGTGCAATAAACCTTTAGAGCTTTAATAAGAATCGTAGAGGCAGAGATCAATCTGGTTGACACTTCTTTCTAACTCAATATAATATATAGGGACTTGAATTGAGCTTATACCGTGAAATTTTATGTAAATCAATCCTGAATAAATCAGGAATTCCCGGAATTGATTTTGCATTAAATCCTTATACCGGGTGTGAACATAAATGCGCATATTGTTATGCAGTATTTATGAAAAGATTTACCAATCATAATGAGGAATGGGGCGATTTTGTGGATATAAAGATAAATGCACCCGAGATTCTCCAGAAACAATTAAAACAACTAAAGGCGAAGAGCCATATCTCAATCGGTACGGTCTGTGATGCGTATCAACCCATTGAAGAGAAATATCAGCTAACAAGAAAATGTCTTGAAATACTGAGGTATTTTCAGCATTCTGTTTCAATTTTAACAAAATCTTCGCTTGTTTTGAGGGATTTAGATTTGTTCTTGAAAATCAAAGAGATTGAAATAGGATTCACGATAACGACCTTGAATCCTGATGTAAAAAATCTCTTTGAACCGAATTCTTCACCGGTATCAGAAAGACTCAAGGCACTCAAAAAAATTTCTGAAAATAAAATTTATACATGGGTCTTTGTCGCACCGATACTGCCATATCTTACTGATTCTGACCAGGAGATTGAAGACTTGATAAAATCTGCTGAAGAATCCGGTGCCCAGAATATTACCTTTGATTCATTAAACCCTTATCCTAAGGTCTGGCATAATGTGATAACGAAAATCCGGGAAAGATTCCCAGAAAAACTAAAAGATTATGAATTCTATTACCACAATAAGATTCTTTATGAAAAAAAGATAAAAGACCGGATATTAAATATTGGCAGATCTTTTAAGATTAAAATTGATTTTGCTTTTTAATTTTGTAGGAGCGACTTCCCAGTCGCGATAATAATATTCAACATTGATTGTTGCAGAGCAAACTCTGCCACTACAATTAACTATTTTTTCCGGTAGTGGTCGAGTTTGCTCGACATCCAAACCATAAAAAAGACCACACGCAGGCTGAAGCCTGCGGCTACCATTTAATCGCTTTTCCTGGCGAGGCTAAAGCCTCGCCCTACTTTTGCAGAACAAGCTCTGCTACTACATTTCGAACATTTGTAGTGGTTGAGCTTGCTCAACAATTTGCAGTACAAATCCGAAGGTTTGCCCAACATTTATCTTAATAACACTGTCTTCTTAATCTTTTTAGCGCCACCTGCTTCAAATTTTATAAAATAGACTCCCGCGGGTAGTCTCCGACCAAGAAAATCATCACCATCCCAAATTATTTGATAGACTCCCGGTTCTTGTTCTTTTTCTAACAATACCCGCACAACCTGCCCAAGACAATTGTATATTCGGAGACTGACCTTTGATGGATGCGGAATTGCATAGACGATATTCGTCTTGCCCCTTGTTGGATTGGGCATAGGGGTATAAAGGGCAAAGGCAATCGGAAACTCTTTTTGCATATCTTCAATCACACCGGTCATCCTTATATCACCATCAATCAAAGTAAATGTCCGATGATACCACATACCCAGGTTCTGTAAACTATCACATCCCCGCACAAATAAAGAACAGATATTCACCACGCCAGGAGTATATACCAATCTTATTGTGCCATTCACACCTTCTTCTATCTCATCCCATTGACCATCCGAGACTGTCATTGGCAACTCGCCGGTGGTTTGATTTCCGGACTTTGCAAAATACTGTGCAGAATTAATTATACTCAAACCAGATTGAGAATCGCTCACAACCGCCGTAAACGGTAATAATGTATCATCGGGTGTGACAAATTTGGGATTATTTGCAACAATTATTGAATTGGGAATCACTCGCGGACCGAAATTGTCGTTGCCCGGAATATTAATCCGAAAGTTGCCGGTTGTGGTAGAACCAATTAGAGAAGGATAGGCACCCTTATCATTTACCGTAATCCGCATTCGGTATCTATTCCCATTCTGAATATTACTCACATCCCATTGATATGGAGCGACCAATCCGGTATCCGCAATTATCAAACACCAGGTCTGACCGCCATCCGGTGAATATTCTATCCTGATTGTATCAATCTCCGCACCACCATAAGCCGTGGCATTCCAGTCAATGATTATTGGACTCGTTGTATATGTCGTATCCGCAACCGGGGAATTAATCACCACATCCGGATGGTCATGGCCGATGAGCCAGATAAGTGTTTTATTTATTATATCATTTCTTATCGGACTATTAGGATTTGTTGTATCAATCTGGGTTATCTCAAAACAGTTTGCTACAACCCTGGTCTTATGACCACCCCAGATACCATCACCGGGTGTGCCCATATTATTCGTTGATTCCCACCTTATTCCACAGGAATCGTTTGCAGCATTACCATGCCAGACATAAGAGCCAATTCCTGCTGCACCTGTACCCGAAAGCAATATCGCATCCGCGACTGCTCCCGCACGGAATGGCTGGTAGGGAGCGCCAGTTGTGTAATCGCCGGAGATCGGGTCTCCGGAAATACCGCGCAGGGTATTCCAGGTGCTGGAGTAGATATCACCGATGAACCGATAATGGAGATAGTCTTTGCAGAATAAGGTATCGGCTGAAGGACTATTATTCCAGGGGTCCCAGGCGATATCGTGTCCAGTTACTACAAACCTTGCTCCACCATCATGGTATAATTTTATCGTCTCTTTCTGGGCAATGGTCCAGACCGGATAGTTCTCCTGTCCTACCTGGAAGAATATTGCCTTGTACCATTTCAAATCATCACGCCTGAACTGCCCCATATCCTTTGTTGACCACCAGTTGTATGACCAGCCACCAGAACTCAATGCATTCCTCAAAAATTCCGGATGGGCAAATTCTTCACCCGTAAGATGATTATTCAATAAAACCACAAGCACATCGGTCAGGGTTGCTTTTTTGGTCGCAAATGAGTAATGTAAACCGCCGTTGTCATCCCGCACGGTATTACCACGAAAATCCCTTGATTCCACATCATAATAATAAGTCATATTTTCTTCAAGACCATTGATTTTCACCCGATGGAACAATACATAAGGGGTATCAACCGATACAACCTGATTTAAATTATTCGGATTAGTCCCATAATAAACCTTTGAATTTGACCCTTCATTTGTATTCCAGCAAACATCAACCGAGTGGGCTTCAATATTTTCGCAATGGACAT
Protein-coding regions in this window:
- a CDS encoding spore photoproduct lyase family protein, whose product is MSLYREILCKSILNKSGIPGIDFALNPYTGCEHKCAYCYAVFMKRFTNHNEEWGDFVDIKINAPEILQKQLKQLKAKSHISIGTVCDAYQPIEEKYQLTRKCLEILRYFQHSVSILTKSSLVLRDLDLFLKIKEIEIGFTITTLNPDVKNLFEPNSSPVSERLKALKKISENKIYTWVFVAPILPYLTDSDQEIEDLIKSAEESGAQNITFDSLNPYPKVWHNVITKIRERFPEKLKDYEFYYHNKILYEKKIKDRILNIGRSFKIKIDFAF
- a CDS encoding glycosyl hydrolase family 18 protein produces the protein MTFSVLIGICLYSAFDFPTIHQIEYNLHKSEAEWTPVSSTKLPYVPLEPGITGMAKNYYGYLPYWTDTSYYQYFQIELLTHISYFSVDIDPSTGSLGSIPNASRFYKIRDYAHPRGVRIHMTFTVFGNTNVTNFLNNATARNNAVNNIRNFMTNYGCDGANIDFEFVTSAVRDSFNRFINDLAYALWNHPNGRKELYLATPAVPEWYPGYDFSYLGSHSDGLFIMAYDYHWSGSSVAGPVSPCIPSPFWGQYCVAKSIGSYKVYGVPGSKIVLGLPYYGYDWPTASGDIGSSTTGTGSAVIYYYAFQNANTYGRLWDNYSQTPWYRYNSGGWHQCWYDDSVSLDIKFGMVNDSILQGAGCWALGYDRSYDHIWNAIRRRFWIEPPTRHWTVEVNIDSLNVRDGPGTNYRIITEARLGTKFVSFDYYYNQGVYWYKVYFPSASGPYYVWMSGGDGTNSQYMKGTTRNTILRINSSLVNVREGPGASYPVITQVANGQVFVADSFSGNWARIYLQLTDKPRGWVYIPYTIINNPEDYNTYNCSIQSLTYPSTVNSLDTFTVSMHIQNTGYGPFDTLVYLKGTGRSPFYYPATWKDTIRAKLTGFWGLPGQVFYNYAKFRAPSVPNQTTIADTFRFERNGVLFGPQIIVSVVVNPVGIGEKQHLTVQNQLIKETIFSKELHINLTEIEIPCEIFVYNILGERIIHKKVYHKQEIHFGQDLKSGVYFVVLKTPDKIIKTKIIKIN